One genomic region from bacterium encodes:
- a CDS encoding sigma-54 dependent transcriptional regulator, with the protein MEIKTAKLLIVDDEKRMCAVLREALATPQLAVTTADSGEAAWAALSLERFDVIVSDIKMAGMSGLELLKKVKASMPETEVLLMTAYADARTAVEAMKVGAFDYIIKPFEIEELRLKIRNILDKHQLQEENRDLRVQLKERFSLENLVGQSGAMQKVYELVEKVAPTDATVIIRGESGTGKELVARAIHERSRRSEAPFIAVNCSALPETLLESELFGHEKGAFTGAERQKPGRFEMADAGTIFLDEIGDLAPATQVKLLRVLQQREFTRLGGTETLTMRARILTATNRDLEAAVRSQTFREDLYYRINVFPIQLPPLRERPEDIPDLVAHFLARQNADPTGIDAAALQSMMTYGWPGNVRELENIIERALILSGGKPITLNDLPAHLRGQELQGEAALRSAYELPTLDEMERHLIERAIARAEGNKSKAARLLGITRRQLYSRMERWEMPGDDEKKEPPE; encoded by the coding sequence ATGGAGATAAAAACAGCCAAGCTCCTGATCGTGGACGACGAAAAACGGATGTGCGCGGTGCTACGCGAAGCCCTGGCAACGCCGCAATTGGCGGTCACGACCGCCGATAGTGGTGAAGCGGCCTGGGCGGCGCTCTCCCTTGAACGCTTTGATGTGATTGTCAGTGATATCAAAATGGCCGGAATGAGCGGGCTGGAGCTGCTCAAAAAGGTCAAGGCCAGCATGCCCGAGACCGAGGTCCTGCTGATGACCGCCTACGCCGATGCGCGGACGGCTGTGGAGGCGATGAAGGTCGGTGCGTTCGATTATATCATCAAGCCCTTCGAAATCGAGGAGCTGCGTCTCAAGATCCGCAATATTCTGGATAAGCACCAACTGCAGGAAGAGAACCGGGACCTGCGGGTCCAGTTGAAGGAGCGTTTTTCGCTCGAAAATCTGGTGGGCCAGAGTGGCGCGATGCAGAAGGTTTATGAGTTGGTGGAGAAGGTGGCGCCGACCGATGCCACTGTGATCATCCGTGGGGAGAGCGGCACCGGCAAGGAACTGGTGGCGCGGGCGATCCATGAGCGCAGCCGGCGCAGCGAAGCCCCTTTCATCGCGGTGAACTGTAGCGCTCTGCCGGAGACCTTGCTCGAAAGCGAGCTCTTCGGCCATGAGAAGGGGGCCTTCACGGGAGCGGAGCGGCAAAAGCCGGGCCGATTCGAAATGGCCGATGCGGGGACGATTTTCCTGGATGAGATCGGCGATCTGGCGCCGGCGACTCAGGTCAAGCTGCTGCGGGTTCTGCAGCAGCGTGAATTCACAAGGCTGGGCGGGACGGAGACCCTGACCATGCGAGCGCGCATCCTCACGGCAACCAACCGGGATCTCGAAGCCGCGGTGCGCAGCCAGACCTTCCGCGAGGATCTTTACTACCGGATCAATGTTTTTCCAATTCAACTGCCGCCGCTGCGCGAACGGCCAGAGGATATACCCGATTTGGTGGCCCACTTTCTCGCGCGGCAGAATGCGGATCCGACGGGTATCGACGCCGCCGCCCTGCAAAGCATGATGACCTATGGCTGGCCGGGCAATGTCCGCGAACTGGAAAACATCATCGAGCGGGCGCTGATCCTTTCTGGTGGCAAACCCATCACCCTCAACGATCTCCCGGCCCATCTGCGCGGCCAAGAGCTGCAGGGTGAGGCAGCGCTGCGGTCCGCCTATGAACTGCCCACTCTCGACGAGATGGAGCGCCATCTCATAGAGCGCGCCATTGCCAGGGCAGAGGGCAATAAAAGCAAGGCGGCGCGGCTGCTCGGCATCACTCGCCGGCAGCTCTATTCGCGCATGGAGCGCTGGGAGATGCCGGGCGATGATGAAAAAAAAGAGCCCCCGGAATGA
- a CDS encoding cytochrome c family protein encodes MKKRVFVRGLILVLALVFAVTLFAQADKAQYIGAAKCKMCHSAKAKGEAYPIWSKSKHASAYATLATEEAKAVGKKAGIEDPQKSAKCLKCHVTAYDAPATAKAATYKMEEGVTCETCHGPGSLYQSMKVMKALQAKTQDAAAVAYNPGDKKSCVKCHNQESPTFKPFKAEEAFKLIAHPAPKS; translated from the coding sequence ATGAAAAAACGTGTCTTTGTGAGGGGCCTGATCCTCGTCCTGGCATTGGTCTTTGCCGTGACCCTTTTCGCCCAGGCCGATAAAGCCCAATACATCGGCGCCGCCAAATGCAAAATGTGCCATTCCGCGAAGGCCAAGGGCGAAGCCTATCCCATCTGGTCCAAGAGCAAACATGCCAGTGCGTATGCCACCCTGGCCACTGAGGAGGCCAAAGCGGTCGGGAAAAAGGCCGGCATCGAAGATCCGCAAAAATCGGCCAAATGTCTCAAATGCCATGTCACCGCCTACGATGCTCCCGCCACCGCGAAAGCGGCCACCTACAAGATGGAAGAGGGCGTGACCTGTGAAACCTGCCACGGCCCCGGCTCGCTCTATCAGTCGATGAAGGTCATGAAGGCGCTTCAGGCCAAGACCCAGGACGCTGCTGCGGTCGCCTATAACCCCGGCGACAAGAAGAGCTGCGTCAAATGCCACAATCAGGAAAGCCCGACGTTCAAGCCCTTCAAGGCGGAAGAGGCCTTCAAGCTCATTGCGCATCCTGCACCCAAGAGCTGA
- a CDS encoding cytochrome c3 family protein, with product MQKSGLCFMLLIVLAAAGAFAQSPCAACHGDSSMTRPNVTGGEDSLYVNEALFAQSVHGRLNCSDCHRDAVGDPHDTPLKRVDCARCHGDAAAEYAKGLHGRALAAGDQDAPVCSDCHGKHDILSSLETASRTHPAHLPSTCGACHRDKGLAEKHDIRIAAPVEKFSRGVHGKALMNGNDGAATCSSCHEVHNLRAASDPKSPVNRANISKTCGTCHGDVQAEFDTSIHGKDLAKGIADVPTCTYCHGEHEILSPNDNNSPTAASNVSEKICASCHGMLQLNEKYGINLDPVTSYRGSYHGLATHRGSKVAANCTSCHGVHAILPQSDPASTIHVANLSKTCGYCHPNASQEFSRSYIHARPNSFGDALAAYIGKAYIWLIVVVIGGMVLHNLIIWFKYARAKWRALKLQKTIQRFDRQWIIQHVAILISFTLLVITGFALKYPNTTWARLLTTLGLNEWLRGTIHRIAAAVMLAAGLYHLGYLAFARSARGELQALLPGINDVRQFIANMKFHLGMSKERANFGRYGYVEKAEYWALVWGTLVMALTGFILWFPTTATYLLPAWIVKVAETIHLYEAWLAFLAILLYHMFFAIFHPADYPINLTGFTGKITEEEAEERFPAWFEEVKKKEEAKDSGAE from the coding sequence ATGCAAAAGTCAGGCCTCTGCTTCATGCTCTTGATTGTATTGGCTGCAGCGGGCGCTTTCGCGCAAAGCCCGTGTGCCGCCTGCCATGGCGATTCCTCGATGACGCGACCCAATGTGACCGGCGGCGAGGATTCTCTTTACGTCAATGAAGCTCTTTTCGCCCAATCCGTACATGGCCGGTTGAATTGCTCGGACTGTCACCGCGATGCGGTGGGGGATCCCCATGATACCCCCCTCAAGCGGGTCGATTGCGCCCGCTGTCATGGCGATGCCGCCGCGGAGTACGCCAAGGGCCTGCACGGACGCGCCCTGGCCGCAGGCGATCAGGATGCTCCGGTTTGCAGTGACTGTCACGGTAAGCATGATATCCTAAGTTCTCTGGAAACCGCCTCCCGCACCCATCCCGCCCATCTTCCATCAACTTGCGGCGCGTGCCATCGCGACAAGGGGTTGGCGGAGAAGCACGATATCCGGATCGCAGCACCGGTGGAAAAATTCAGCCGTGGGGTTCATGGCAAGGCGCTTATGAATGGCAACGATGGCGCCGCCACCTGCAGCAGCTGCCACGAAGTCCACAATCTGCGGGCAGCGAGCGATCCGAAATCTCCGGTCAACCGGGCTAATATTTCTAAAACATGCGGCACTTGCCACGGCGATGTACAGGCCGAATTTGATACAAGCATTCACGGCAAGGACCTTGCCAAGGGGATTGCCGATGTGCCCACCTGCACCTATTGCCACGGTGAACACGAAATCCTTTCGCCGAACGATAATAACTCTCCCACTGCAGCGAGCAATGTCTCTGAAAAGATCTGCGCTTCCTGTCATGGCATGCTGCAACTGAATGAAAAATATGGTATCAACCTCGATCCGGTTACGTCGTATCGTGGCAGCTATCATGGTCTGGCTACCCACCGCGGTTCCAAGGTGGCGGCTAACTGTACCAGCTGCCACGGAGTGCACGCCATCCTGCCACAATCCGATCCGGCCTCAACCATTCATGTGGCCAATCTGAGCAAGACCTGCGGCTATTGTCATCCCAACGCCAGCCAGGAATTTTCTCGGAGCTATATCCATGCCAGACCCAATTCTTTTGGCGATGCCCTGGCCGCTTATATCGGCAAGGCGTACATCTGGCTGATTGTTGTGGTGATCGGTGGCATGGTGCTTCACAACCTGATCATCTGGTTCAAATATGCCCGCGCCAAATGGCGGGCCCTCAAACTCCAAAAGACGATCCAGCGCTTCGACCGCCAGTGGATTATTCAGCATGTGGCGATCCTGATCTCCTTCACTCTCCTGGTGATCACCGGTTTTGCCCTCAAATACCCGAATACCACGTGGGCCCGGCTGCTCACGACGCTCGGTCTGAACGAATGGCTGCGCGGGACGATTCACCGAATCGCCGCCGCCGTGATGCTGGCGGCCGGGCTCTATCACCTCGGCTACCTCGCCTTTGCGCGCAGCGCCCGAGGCGAGCTGCAAGCCCTGCTTCCCGGCATCAACGATGTCCGCCAGTTCATTGCCAATATGAAATTTCATTTGGGGATGAGCAAGGAGCGCGCCAATTTCGGGCGCTATGGCTATGTCGAAAAAGCGGAATACTGGGCCCTCGTCTGGGGCACCTTGGTCATGGCTTTGACCGGTTTTATCCTCTGGTTTCCGACGACCGCCACCTATCTGCTGCCCGCCTGGATTGTCAAGGTAGCCGAGACCATTCATCTTTATGAGGCTTGGCTTGCATTCCTGGCTATTCTGCTCTATCACATGTTCTTTGCGATTTTCCACCCGGCCGATTACCCCATCAACCTCACCGGCTTCACCGGCAAGATCACCGAAGAGGAGGCGGAGGAACGCTTCCCGGCGTGGTTTGAGGAGGTGAAGAAAAAGGAGGAGGCCAAGGATAGCGGCGCGGAATAA
- a CDS encoding FlgD immunoglobulin-like domain containing protein — protein sequence MLDSAGQPLPLTWWMHGGNVFRYADNCDVPLPNTIALHLMKRYYSQPLKQVGDELTLHYHTWVWNDENGDGRYYWNQARNFSECREDFDITLCHYLLEEEIFPVSFRSGWHYMDNEWQNYIDKLIPFCLHDAWPDKRLQDDEPSDNIYDWSLSSSEWVPFHPSLTNYQLPGAARGWNVRCIKMNSLTATIVNQMFARAAAGKDQLACLWSHLPETDFPDQIRNAHDLITATAKRYPGVHFHHMTAVDAFKAWLKTPDDQAPALTFTDQGGEEPRFLIQTDEPIFQTQPFVAVKDIYSRYQILSCTPTGVNKWEAVSPVKRTQLAKAGVALTDTVGNQSLQLIRYLPDDLFLDNESEGYRELVGGFTIIDQYAWGTDARVARVAAGDSAVIRLDLPVREKGLYQLFFQQTPVSQPMDTLTLVLTQSGRQEWRREIAGPWEAKQWQRAATCTLDPAAAPALYLIARNRSSSSRSFSIDALRITPLIPDRQLLISPHLLTFGEISLFTPIEKHLLLQNTGKEPLRIHSISSQQGLFIPSRQGPLELPPFSEVTLSIRFRAEQTVTATDSLIILSDDPITPRSILPMTVQANAYFITVDNADSSGYREYGDWRTSNAQAWGPSSRYVNLSDGPGTFAQFTVHLPLAGRYSLAIIVPKTANASDHALYRILCGGRTLDSLYVDQNSSSGTWVTLGEYDLSAGVPVLVQVIHAGGQNAGTVLRADAIRFTLLGYGTGVARRQFTPQPVEAQLFSPYPNPFNTSTVLRFYLPSEGEVNLDIYDVQGRRVRSLISGRAGKGEQESVWDGRDEAGRLAASGLYFAVLFGTDFMISNRMFLIR from the coding sequence TTGCTCGATTCCGCCGGCCAGCCGCTCCCCCTCACCTGGTGGATGCATGGCGGCAATGTCTTCCGTTATGCTGATAACTGCGATGTGCCTCTCCCCAACACCATCGCTTTGCACCTGATGAAGCGCTATTACAGCCAACCCCTCAAACAGGTGGGCGATGAGCTGACCCTCCATTACCACACCTGGGTCTGGAACGATGAAAATGGCGACGGCCGCTATTACTGGAACCAGGCGCGCAATTTTTCCGAGTGCCGCGAAGACTTTGATATCACCCTCTGCCATTACCTGCTGGAGGAGGAGATCTTCCCGGTTTCGTTTCGAAGCGGCTGGCATTACATGGATAATGAATGGCAAAACTACATCGACAAGTTGATTCCCTTCTGCCTGCATGACGCCTGGCCGGACAAACGACTCCAGGATGATGAACCCAGCGACAACATCTATGACTGGTCGCTCTCTTCTTCCGAGTGGGTGCCGTTTCACCCCTCCCTGACCAACTACCAGCTGCCGGGCGCAGCCAGGGGCTGGAACGTGCGCTGTATCAAGATGAACAGCCTCACCGCAACGATTGTCAATCAGATGTTCGCCAGGGCGGCGGCAGGTAAGGACCAGCTGGCTTGCCTCTGGTCGCATCTTCCCGAAACCGACTTCCCCGACCAGATCCGCAATGCCCATGACCTCATCACCGCCACAGCCAAACGCTATCCCGGAGTCCACTTCCACCATATGACCGCCGTCGATGCCTTCAAAGCCTGGCTGAAGACGCCGGATGACCAGGCACCGGCGCTCACGTTTACTGATCAAGGCGGCGAGGAGCCGCGCTTCCTCATCCAGACCGACGAGCCCATCTTCCAGACGCAGCCCTTCGTGGCCGTCAAGGATATATACAGCCGCTACCAGATCTTGTCCTGCACGCCCACCGGCGTAAATAAGTGGGAGGCGGTATCTCCCGTCAAACGGACGCAGCTGGCTAAGGCGGGTGTCGCCTTGACCGACACCGTCGGCAATCAGAGTCTGCAGCTCATCCGCTATCTGCCCGACGATCTTTTTCTCGACAATGAGTCGGAGGGTTACCGCGAGCTGGTGGGAGGATTCACAATCATCGATCAGTACGCCTGGGGTACCGATGCCCGCGTAGCGCGTGTTGCGGCGGGGGATTCGGCGGTGATCCGCCTCGACCTGCCCGTGCGCGAAAAGGGACTCTATCAGCTCTTCTTTCAGCAAACTCCTGTATCCCAGCCCATGGACACCCTGACGCTGGTCTTGACGCAGTCAGGGCGTCAGGAATGGCGGCGTGAGATCGCCGGTCCCTGGGAGGCGAAGCAGTGGCAGCGCGCCGCCACCTGTACACTCGATCCCGCCGCTGCGCCGGCGCTCTACCTGATCGCCCGTAATCGCAGCAGTTCTTCCCGTTCGTTCAGCATTGATGCACTCAGGATCACGCCGCTCATCCCCGACCGTCAATTGCTGATCTCGCCGCACCTTCTCACCTTCGGCGAGATCAGCCTTTTCACACCAATCGAAAAGCACCTGCTGCTGCAGAATACCGGCAAGGAGCCCCTGCGGATCCATTCCATCTCCAGCCAGCAAGGCTTATTCATCCCGAGCCGGCAAGGGCCGCTGGAGTTGCCGCCCTTCAGCGAGGTCACCTTGTCGATACGCTTCCGCGCCGAGCAGACAGTGACGGCCACCGATTCCCTGATCATCCTCAGCGATGATCCCATCACACCGCGTAGTATCCTGCCCATGACGGTGCAAGCGAATGCCTATTTCATAACCGTGGATAATGCAGATTCTTCTGGCTATCGCGAGTATGGGGACTGGCGCACCTCGAACGCACAGGCCTGGGGCCCCAGCAGCCGCTATGTCAATCTCAGCGACGGCCCGGGCACCTTCGCCCAGTTTACCGTCCATCTGCCTCTTGCCGGGCGCTACAGCCTGGCGATCATCGTGCCCAAGACAGCCAATGCCAGCGATCATGCCCTCTACCGGATCCTCTGCGGCGGCCGTACCCTGGATTCGCTCTACGTCGATCAGAACAGCAGCAGCGGCACCTGGGTGACCCTGGGCGAGTATGATCTATCCGCCGGCGTGCCGGTTCTGGTGCAGGTCATCCACGCTGGCGGGCAGAATGCCGGCACGGTGCTACGTGCGGATGCCATCCGCTTCACCCTCCTCGGCTACGGCACCGGTGTGGCCCGGCGCCAGTTCACCCCGCAACCTGTTGAGGCGCAGCTCTTCTCCCCCTATCCCAACCCCTTTAACACCTCCACTGTGCTCCGCTTTTATCTTCCGTCGGAAGGGGAAGTCAATCTCGATATCTATGATGTCCAGGGGCGCCGCGTGCGCAGCCTAATTTCGGGCCGTGCGGGAAAGGGAGAGCAGGAGAGCGTCTGGGATGGAAGGGATGAAGCCGGGCGTCTGGCTGCCTCGGGGCTCTATTTTGCCGTGCTCTTCGGCACGGACTTTATGATCTCAAACCGCATGTTTCTGATCCGGTAA
- a CDS encoding LiaF-related protein — translation MMKIALLAPLLWVVLSSAQAETVTLDKTIKAGGEMTLSFRCDGGKVELFRNENNDCHAWVEYDQKRCHTELNYDDDTRTLELFIDHDNWEMTKKSGDEKSKYARVRIGLPSKADLNLDLVVKAGELKMTLGDLHIQSLEVRSYAGESHIDFDKPNRCELKTFDVDFKVGKVQLVNLGNANFSEADINSSVGEMSIDFNGEKIRHAMARVDLEIGETTIIVPEDIGVKVKVSKFLFLSNVDYPNWFTQEGSYYYSRNYEKEKDSLYLVVSTGIGTLKMRVDKREDH, via the coding sequence ATGATGAAAATTGCACTGCTTGCGCCGCTGCTCTGGGTTGTTCTTAGCAGCGCCCAGGCGGAAACCGTCACCCTCGACAAGACCATCAAGGCCGGCGGGGAAATGACCCTCTCGTTCCGCTGCGACGGCGGCAAGGTCGAGCTCTTCCGCAACGAAAACAACGATTGCCATGCCTGGGTTGAATACGACCAGAAACGCTGCCACACTGAGTTGAACTATGACGACGACACCCGGACCCTCGAGCTCTTCATTGACCACGATAATTGGGAAATGACCAAAAAAAGCGGCGACGAGAAATCGAAATATGCCCGGGTGCGTATCGGCCTGCCGTCCAAAGCGGATCTCAACCTGGATCTGGTGGTCAAAGCCGGTGAGCTCAAAATGACGCTGGGTGATCTCCATATCCAAAGCCTCGAAGTGCGCAGCTATGCCGGCGAAAGCCATATCGATTTCGACAAGCCCAACCGCTGCGAATTGAAGACCTTCGACGTCGATTTCAAGGTCGGCAAGGTCCAGCTTGTCAACCTGGGCAACGCCAACTTTTCCGAAGCGGACATCAACAGCAGCGTCGGCGAAATGTCCATCGATTTCAACGGCGAAAAGATCCGCCACGCCATGGCCCGCGTCGACCTGGAGATCGGCGAGACCACTATCATCGTCCCGGAGGATATCGGTGTCAAGGTCAAGGTCTCCAAATTCCTCTTCCTTTCCAACGTCGATTATCCCAACTGGTTCACCCAGGAGGGCTCCTACTATTATTCACGCAACTATGAAAAGGAGAAGGATTCGCTCTACCTGGTCGTCTCCACCGGCATCGGCACGCTCAAGATGCGCGTTGACAAACGGGAGGATCACTAG
- a CDS encoding RluA family pseudouridine synthase produces the protein MTSAAADRRERHLEFVVSPDQEKERLDLFLANRLPAVTRARIKRLIDEGAVTVDGAACKAGHPVRPGEIITVDFPPAPSGTVAAEEIPLDILYEDEHLLVVNKAAGMVVHPAYANLSGTLVNALLAHCRNLSSVGGEARPGLVHRLDKETSGLLVVAKDDLTHVGLARQLAERKMEREYRAIVWGHLRQHQGTIQAALLRNPKDRLRMVIHPDGKMAVTHYRVLEELPLTSYMQLNLETGRTHQIRVHMASLGHPVFADATYGGRSGQLAGLNHERTQLGLQLLKRYTRQMLHARTLAFVHPVTGALQRFESAIPADMQALLDELRQYQATG, from the coding sequence ATGACCTCCGCTGCAGCCGACAGGCGTGAACGCCACCTCGAATTTGTGGTCTCACCGGACCAGGAGAAGGAACGCCTCGACCTCTTCCTTGCCAACCGCCTCCCGGCAGTCACCCGCGCCCGGATCAAACGCCTGATCGACGAGGGCGCTGTGACCGTCGATGGCGCGGCCTGCAAGGCGGGTCATCCTGTGCGCCCCGGAGAGATCATCACCGTCGACTTTCCTCCGGCCCCGTCCGGAACCGTCGCCGCCGAGGAGATCCCCTTGGATATCCTCTATGAGGACGAGCATCTTCTGGTGGTCAACAAGGCCGCCGGCATGGTGGTTCATCCCGCTTATGCCAATCTGAGTGGCACCCTGGTCAACGCCCTGCTCGCGCACTGCCGCAACCTCTCCAGCGTCGGGGGCGAGGCCCGCCCGGGACTGGTCCACCGCCTGGACAAGGAAACCTCGGGACTGCTGGTCGTGGCCAAGGATGACCTGACGCATGTCGGTTTGGCCCGCCAGCTTGCGGAACGCAAGATGGAGCGTGAATATCGCGCCATCGTCTGGGGCCATCTCAGGCAGCACCAGGGCACGATCCAGGCTGCACTGCTTCGTAATCCCAAAGACCGGCTGCGCATGGTGATCCATCCGGATGGCAAGATGGCGGTCACCCATTACCGGGTACTGGAGGAGCTGCCCCTCACCAGCTATATGCAGCTCAACCTCGAAACCGGGCGGACCCATCAGATCCGCGTGCATATGGCCAGCCTCGGCCACCCGGTTTTTGCCGATGCGACCTATGGCGGGCGTTCCGGTCAGCTCGCCGGCCTCAATCATGAGAGAACACAGCTCGGACTGCAGCTGCTCAAGCGCTACACACGGCAGATGCTCCATGCGCGGACGCTGGCATTTGTGCATCCTGTCACCGGCGCATTGCAGCGTTTCGAGAGCGCCATCCCCGCCGACATGCAGGCTCTGCTCGACGAGCTACGTCAATATCAAGCCACCGGCTGA
- the nrfA gene encoding ammonia-forming cytochrome c nitrite reductase: protein MRHKSMLQKPWFYWLLFFATAAVVFCLGLFGASIMERRSESYQLLQPIKPLAEWEPRNSVWGENYPREYETYRATADTLFSSPHGGSATIDVLERYPRLIVLWAGYAFSREYKQGRGHYHAVEDIRNTLRTAVPQPGTCWSCKSTDVPRLMNSMGIAEFYKAKWTDLGPEVVNNIGCQDCHDPKSMNLRITRPALIEAFQRQGKKIEASTHQQMRSEVCAQCHVEYYFKGKTERYLTFPWDQGVTAEEIQSYYDRIEYVDWTHAISGTPMLKAQHPDWEIFQMGIHFQRGLACADCHMPYRSEGGVKFTNHKIASPLENIATTCQVCHRESEQTLLQNVLDRQEKVRQLAGIAEDLLVKAHIETRAALQQGATPEQVKNIRQLIREAQWRWDFVSASHGGSFHAPIECARIMGTAIDKAAAARTLLAALLSHLGAPLPVPMPDLSTKDKAQAFIGLDMAQLRREKTDFMRTVAAKWGQPAE, encoded by the coding sequence ATGCGCCACAAATCCATGCTGCAAAAGCCCTGGTTCTACTGGCTGCTCTTCTTCGCCACCGCGGCCGTTGTCTTTTGCCTCGGCCTCTTCGGCGCATCGATCATGGAGCGCCGCAGTGAATCCTATCAGCTCCTGCAGCCCATCAAACCTCTCGCCGAATGGGAGCCTCGCAATTCGGTCTGGGGTGAGAATTATCCGCGGGAGTACGAAACCTACCGCGCTACAGCCGACACCTTGTTCTCCAGCCCGCATGGAGGCTCTGCCACCATCGATGTACTCGAGCGCTATCCCCGTCTGATTGTGCTCTGGGCGGGCTACGCCTTCAGCCGAGAATACAAACAGGGTCGCGGCCATTACCACGCTGTCGAGGATATCCGCAACACGCTGCGAACAGCTGTGCCCCAGCCGGGCACCTGCTGGTCCTGCAAGAGCACCGATGTCCCACGGCTGATGAACAGCATGGGCATCGCGGAATTCTACAAGGCCAAATGGACCGATCTCGGGCCCGAGGTGGTCAACAACATCGGCTGCCAGGACTGTCACGATCCCAAAAGCATGAACCTGCGCATCACCCGGCCTGCGCTGATTGAGGCATTCCAGCGCCAGGGCAAAAAAATCGAAGCCTCGACTCACCAGCAGATGCGCTCCGAGGTCTGCGCCCAATGCCACGTCGAATACTACTTCAAGGGTAAAACCGAAAGGTATCTGACCTTCCCATGGGACCAAGGCGTCACCGCCGAGGAGATCCAGAGCTATTACGACCGGATCGAATACGTCGACTGGACCCATGCGATCAGCGGCACCCCCATGCTCAAGGCGCAGCACCCCGATTGGGAGATCTTTCAAATGGGCATACACTTCCAGCGCGGCCTCGCCTGCGCGGACTGCCACATGCCATACCGTAGCGAAGGCGGCGTGAAATTCACCAACCACAAGATTGCAAGCCCCCTCGAAAATATCGCCACAACCTGCCAGGTCTGCCACCGCGAAAGCGAACAGACCCTACTCCAGAATGTCCTGGACCGGCAGGAAAAAGTGCGCCAGCTTGCCGGGATCGCCGAAGATCTTTTGGTTAAAGCTCATATCGAAACCCGGGCAGCGCTGCAACAGGGCGCAACCCCCGAACAGGTCAAGAACATCCGCCAGCTGATCCGTGAGGCGCAATGGCGTTGGGATTTTGTCTCGGCCAGCCATGGCGGCAGCTTCCATGCACCGATCGAGTGCGCCCGGATCATGGGCACCGCCATCGACAAAGCCGCCGCGGCCCGCACCCTGCTCGCCGCTCTGCTGAGCCATCTCGGAGCCCCTCTGCCGGTGCCCATGCCCGACCTTTCGACCAAGGATAAAGCGCAAGCTTTCATTGGACTCGACATGGCACAGCTGCGGCGCGAAAAAACCGACTTTATGCGCACCGTGGCAGCGAAATGGGGCCAGCCGGCCGAATGA
- the nrfH gene encoding cytochrome c nitrite reductase small subunit gives MPHAPRTGWRKIIGNIKPHRLLERIMPPPRWRLPVVVLFGLLAGLGGLTLRLARATSYLSDDPITCLNCHVMRPQYATWQRSSHTRVASCNDCHVPHDTFIRHYGFKARDGLRHAFMFTFRLEPQVIRIKPAGAAVVRENCIRCHRQLVEQLPMYRFAAASPRAGAPAQGCIACHAATPHGLVNGLASVPMARLPRLTPAAPAWLLQWTEKIGPLPAP, from the coding sequence TTGCCACATGCACCCCGTACCGGCTGGAGGAAGATCATCGGAAACATAAAGCCCCACCGCCTGCTCGAACGGATCATGCCGCCCCCGCGCTGGCGGCTCCCCGTCGTCGTTTTGTTCGGCCTTCTCGCCGGGCTCGGGGGGCTCACCCTGCGGCTGGCGCGGGCGACTTCCTACTTATCCGATGATCCGATCACGTGCCTCAACTGCCACGTCATGCGCCCGCAATATGCGACCTGGCAGCGCAGCAGTCATACGCGTGTGGCATCCTGCAACGACTGCCATGTCCCCCACGACACCTTCATCCGCCACTATGGCTTCAAAGCCAGGGACGGCCTGCGTCACGCCTTCATGTTCACCTTTCGCCTCGAGCCCCAGGTGATCCGGATCAAGCCGGCGGGCGCCGCGGTAGTCCGGGAAAATTGTATCCGCTGCCACCGCCAGCTTGTCGAGCAGCTGCCGATGTACCGTTTTGCAGCAGCGAGCCCGCGAGCCGGGGCCCCGGCCCAGGGCTGTATCGCATGTCATGCCGCCACCCCCCATGGCCTGGTCAACGGCCTGGCTTCCGTCCCCATGGCACGGCTGCCGCGGCTCACACCGGCAGCGCCGGCCTGGCTGCTGCAATGGACTGAAAAAATCGGCCCCTTGCCCGCACCCTAA
- the rpsU gene encoding 30S ribosomal protein S21: MPGVRIRENEPFERALKRFTKACEKAGLMSDIKKHQHFEKPSERRKRKLNAARRKMRKLQMMER; the protein is encoded by the coding sequence ATGCCGGGAGTTCGCATTCGTGAAAACGAACCCTTCGAAAGAGCTTTAAAGCGTTTTACCAAGGCTTGCGAAAAAGCAGGCTTGATGTCTGACATCAAAAAACATCAGCACTTTGAGAAACCGAGCGAAAGACGCAAACGTAAGCTCAATGCCGCGCGTCGCAAGATGCGCAAATTGCAGATGATGGAACGCTAA